A genomic region of Bombus terrestris chromosome 12, iyBomTerr1.2, whole genome shotgun sequence contains the following coding sequences:
- the LOC100648993 gene encoding galactose mutarotase isoform X2, whose product MQFFRCVAITVCLLFKSIMDSNGEQLISCTKWGSVDGQSIEKYTLKNNAGQEVDIVTYGATITSIRTPDKDGRIADVVLGFDKVEDYSSTVYKPYFGATIGRVANRIKNGEFTLNGKKYHLAKNAGQNSLHGGFKGWSSKIWNAAIQRNQLVLSLLSEDGDEGYPGDAIASVTFQLTIDGELRIEMKVFVTKATPINLTNHSYFNLAGHNGNASELYKHQFTLNADHWTVTDTESIPTGEIRSVLGTVMDLRNSTILGDVIDKVPGGGYDYNFCLRVNDTANERNLVAKVLHPTSGRYLQVFSNQPGLQFYTANFLPERETPGIRGKNGTTYFKHGAFCLETQNYPDAVNQENFPNSILEPGQLYRHTVIYKFGVVA is encoded by the exons ATCGATTATGGATTCGAATGGTGAACAATTAATATCTTGTACAAAATGGGGATCTGTCGATGGCCAAAGCATTGAGAAGTACACTTTAAAAAATAACGCGGGTCAGGAGGTGGATATCGTAACGTACGGCGCAACAATAACATCTATTAGAACTCCAGACAAAGATGGAAGAATAGCAGACGTCGTTTTAGGTTTCGATAAAGTAGAAG ATTACTCGTCCACGGTTTATAAACCGTATTTTGGTGCGACGATAGGAAGAGTCGCGAACCGTATAAAAAATGGGGAATTTACATTGAACGGGAAAAAGTATCATTTGGCTAAGAATGCAGGACAAAATAGTCTTCACGGTGGCTTTAAAGGGTGGAGTTCGAAAATATGGAATGCCGCTATTCAGCGTAACCAGCTTGTACTTTCTTTGCTAAGCGAGGACGGTGACGAAGGTTATCCTGGAGATGCAATAGCTTCGGTCACTTTTCAATTAACCATCGATGGAGAGTTACGCATCGAGATGAAAGTTTTCGTCACCAAAGCTACTCCTATTAACTTGACTAATCATAGTTACTTCAATCTAGCTGGTCAT AATGGTAACGCAAGCGAACTGTACAAACATCAGTTTACTTTAAATGCGGATCATTGGACAGTCACCGACACAGAAAGTATTCCTACTGGAGAAATACGATCGGTCCTCGGTACCGTGATGGACTTGAGAAACTCTACCATACTCGGAGATGTCATTGACAAAGTACCAGGTGGTGGAtacgattataatttttgtttaagaGTAAACGATACCGCAAACGAAAGAAACCTCGTCGCCAAAGTTTTACATCCTACTTCTGGAAGATATTTACAAGTTTTTTCGAATCAGCCTGGATTGCAATTTTACACAGCCAACTTTTTACCCGAACGCGAGACCCCGGGTATTAGGGGGAAAAACGGAACCACATACTTCAAACATGGTGCATTCTGTTTAGAAACACAAAATTATCCGGATGCAGTCAATCAA gaaaattttccaaatagcATACTTGAACCTGGACAGCTTTATCGTCATACTGTTATATACAAGTTTGGAGTAGTAGCATAA
- the LOC100648993 gene encoding galactose mutarotase isoform X3 — MDSNGEQLISCTKWGSVDGQSIEKYTLKNNAGQEVDIVTYGATITSIRTPDKDGRIADVVLGFDKVEDYSSTVYKPYFGATIGRVANRIKNGEFTLNGKKYHLAKNAGQNSLHGGFKGWSSKIWNAAIQRNQLVLSLLSEDGDEGYPGDAIASVTFQLTIDGELRIEMKVFVTKATPINLTNHSYFNLAGHNGNASELYKHQFTLNADHWTVTDTESIPTGEIRSVLGTVMDLRNSTILGDVIDKVPGGGYDYNFCLRVNDTANERNLVAKVLHPTSGRYLQVFSNQPGLQFYTANFLPERETPGIRGKNGTTYFKHGAFCLETQNYPDAVNQENFPNSILEPGQLYRHTVIYKFGVVA; from the exons ATGGATTCGAATGGTGAACAATTAATATCTTGTACAAAATGGGGATCTGTCGATGGCCAAAGCATTGAGAAGTACACTTTAAAAAATAACGCGGGTCAGGAGGTGGATATCGTAACGTACGGCGCAACAATAACATCTATTAGAACTCCAGACAAAGATGGAAGAATAGCAGACGTCGTTTTAGGTTTCGATAAAGTAGAAG ATTACTCGTCCACGGTTTATAAACCGTATTTTGGTGCGACGATAGGAAGAGTCGCGAACCGTATAAAAAATGGGGAATTTACATTGAACGGGAAAAAGTATCATTTGGCTAAGAATGCAGGACAAAATAGTCTTCACGGTGGCTTTAAAGGGTGGAGTTCGAAAATATGGAATGCCGCTATTCAGCGTAACCAGCTTGTACTTTCTTTGCTAAGCGAGGACGGTGACGAAGGTTATCCTGGAGATGCAATAGCTTCGGTCACTTTTCAATTAACCATCGATGGAGAGTTACGCATCGAGATGAAAGTTTTCGTCACCAAAGCTACTCCTATTAACTTGACTAATCATAGTTACTTCAATCTAGCTGGTCAT AATGGTAACGCAAGCGAACTGTACAAACATCAGTTTACTTTAAATGCGGATCATTGGACAGTCACCGACACAGAAAGTATTCCTACTGGAGAAATACGATCGGTCCTCGGTACCGTGATGGACTTGAGAAACTCTACCATACTCGGAGATGTCATTGACAAAGTACCAGGTGGTGGAtacgattataatttttgtttaagaGTAAACGATACCGCAAACGAAAGAAACCTCGTCGCCAAAGTTTTACATCCTACTTCTGGAAGATATTTACAAGTTTTTTCGAATCAGCCTGGATTGCAATTTTACACAGCCAACTTTTTACCCGAACGCGAGACCCCGGGTATTAGGGGGAAAAACGGAACCACATACTTCAAACATGGTGCATTCTGTTTAGAAACACAAAATTATCCGGATGCAGTCAATCAA gaaaattttccaaatagcATACTTGAACCTGGACAGCTTTATCGTCATACTGTTATATACAAGTTTGGAGTAGTAGCATAA
- the LOC100648993 gene encoding galactose mutarotase isoform X1 yields the protein MAIILFPLKRTLASVRACVRALYKYKYCNRCFVHIISAPIRSIMDSNGEQLISCTKWGSVDGQSIEKYTLKNNAGQEVDIVTYGATITSIRTPDKDGRIADVVLGFDKVEDYSSTVYKPYFGATIGRVANRIKNGEFTLNGKKYHLAKNAGQNSLHGGFKGWSSKIWNAAIQRNQLVLSLLSEDGDEGYPGDAIASVTFQLTIDGELRIEMKVFVTKATPINLTNHSYFNLAGHNGNASELYKHQFTLNADHWTVTDTESIPTGEIRSVLGTVMDLRNSTILGDVIDKVPGGGYDYNFCLRVNDTANERNLVAKVLHPTSGRYLQVFSNQPGLQFYTANFLPERETPGIRGKNGTTYFKHGAFCLETQNYPDAVNQENFPNSILEPGQLYRHTVIYKFGVVA from the exons AtggcaataattttatttccattaaaaCGAACTTTAGCCtccgtgcgtgcgtgcgtgcgtgcattatataaatataaatattgcaaTCGATGTTTCGTACACATAATTTCCGCACCGATTAGATCGATTATGGATTCGAATGGTGAACAATTAATATCTTGTACAAAATGGGGATCTGTCGATGGCCAAAGCATTGAGAAGTACACTTTAAAAAATAACGCGGGTCAGGAGGTGGATATCGTAACGTACGGCGCAACAATAACATCTATTAGAACTCCAGACAAAGATGGAAGAATAGCAGACGTCGTTTTAGGTTTCGATAAAGTAGAAG ATTACTCGTCCACGGTTTATAAACCGTATTTTGGTGCGACGATAGGAAGAGTCGCGAACCGTATAAAAAATGGGGAATTTACATTGAACGGGAAAAAGTATCATTTGGCTAAGAATGCAGGACAAAATAGTCTTCACGGTGGCTTTAAAGGGTGGAGTTCGAAAATATGGAATGCCGCTATTCAGCGTAACCAGCTTGTACTTTCTTTGCTAAGCGAGGACGGTGACGAAGGTTATCCTGGAGATGCAATAGCTTCGGTCACTTTTCAATTAACCATCGATGGAGAGTTACGCATCGAGATGAAAGTTTTCGTCACCAAAGCTACTCCTATTAACTTGACTAATCATAGTTACTTCAATCTAGCTGGTCAT AATGGTAACGCAAGCGAACTGTACAAACATCAGTTTACTTTAAATGCGGATCATTGGACAGTCACCGACACAGAAAGTATTCCTACTGGAGAAATACGATCGGTCCTCGGTACCGTGATGGACTTGAGAAACTCTACCATACTCGGAGATGTCATTGACAAAGTACCAGGTGGTGGAtacgattataatttttgtttaagaGTAAACGATACCGCAAACGAAAGAAACCTCGTCGCCAAAGTTTTACATCCTACTTCTGGAAGATATTTACAAGTTTTTTCGAATCAGCCTGGATTGCAATTTTACACAGCCAACTTTTTACCCGAACGCGAGACCCCGGGTATTAGGGGGAAAAACGGAACCACATACTTCAAACATGGTGCATTCTGTTTAGAAACACAAAATTATCCGGATGCAGTCAATCAA gaaaattttccaaatagcATACTTGAACCTGGACAGCTTTATCGTCATACTGTTATATACAAGTTTGGAGTAGTAGCATAA